In the genome of Bacteroidota bacterium, one region contains:
- a CDS encoding 3-hydroxyacyl-ACP dehydratase, whose translation MAITKFSFTDDNIFCADGNLQESGIIENIAQTAAAMAGYNAISKNEKIKNGFIGGISNLKIYNLPKSNSEIETEVSIENQVMNVNFINGFVWQNKNIIAECQMKIFLED comes from the coding sequence ATGGCTATAACAAAATTTTCTTTTACTGATGATAATATTTTTTGTGCTGACGGTAATCTTCAGGAATCAGGAATTATTGAAAATATTGCACAAACTGCAGCTGCAATGGCAGGTTACAATGCAATTTCAAAAAATGAAAAAATTAAAAATGGATTTATCGGTGGTATTAGCAATCTAAAAATATACAATTTACCAAAATCCAATTCAGAAATTGAAACGGAAGTTTCTATTGAAAATCAAGTTATGAATGTTAACTTCATTAACGGATTCGTATGGCAAAATAAAAATATTATTGCCGAATGTCAAATGAAGATATTTTTGGAAGACTAA
- a CDS encoding acyl-CoA thioesterase, translated as MTERVKLISRVETKTRFSEVDSMGVVWHGNYVKYLEDGRESFGDEFQFGYFDVYKFGLTTPIVKLNMNYKHMIKYGEKVIIETEYVPTEAAKIIFNYRIINAATNILALAANSTQVFLNTQGELQLTNPEFYLEWKKKWNLIK; from the coding sequence ATGACTGAAAGGGTAAAACTTATAAGTAGAGTTGAAACTAAAACACGTTTTAGCGAGGTTGATTCAATGGGGGTTGTTTGGCATGGAAATTATGTAAAATATCTTGAAGATGGTAGAGAATCTTTTGGAGATGAGTTTCAATTTGGTTATTTCGATGTTTATAAATTTGGACTTACAACTCCAATTGTAAAGCTGAATATGAATTACAAGCATATGATAAAATATGGAGAAAAAGTAATTATTGAAACGGAATATGTTCCTACCGAGGCTGCGAAAATAATTTTCAATTACAGAATTATTAACGCAGCTACAAATATATTGGCACTTGCCGCAAACAGCACTCAGGTCTTTTTAAATACACAAGGAGAACTTCAACTTACAAACCCCGAATTTTATTTAGAATGGAAAAAAAAATGGAACTTGATCAAATAA
- a CDS encoding beta-ketoacyl synthase: MKVFIEANNIISSLGFSTNENFNNILNGEIGIKTCTNKHLSSKAFPASFIDNYKINENFQSIENKTKYTRFEKLSILSVNEALNNSSAIVSDSRTLFILSTTKGNIELLDNNLPEDFPEERLNLFTTAKTISDFFKIKIPPMIVSNACISGVAAIVLGQRLINQGHYDNVIVNGTDVLSKFVVSGFQSFLSLSTNPCKPFDINRDGLSLGEGSATIILTKNKTNIEIADGATSNDANHISGPSRTGEGLLIAINKATKNYKNIDCISAHGTATPYNDDMESNAISRAGFQSVPTNSLKGYFGHTLGAAGLIESIISLESIKNNTLIKTANCTTPGTVEKINIILKTENQKLNSLLKLASGFGGCNAAALFLKHE, translated from the coding sequence ATGAAGGTATTTATTGAAGCAAATAATATAATTTCCTCTTTGGGATTTTCTACAAATGAAAATTTCAATAATATTCTTAATGGTGAAATTGGTATAAAAACTTGCACAAATAAACATTTGTCCTCCAAAGCTTTTCCTGCTTCGTTTATTGATAATTATAAAATAAATGAAAATTTTCAAAGCATCGAAAATAAAACCAAATATACACGTTTTGAAAAACTTTCAATTCTTTCGGTAAATGAAGCTCTTAACAATTCTTCTGCAATAGTTTCCGATTCTCGAACCCTTTTTATTTTATCAACAACAAAAGGAAATATTGAATTGTTAGACAATAATTTACCAGAGGATTTTCCTGAAGAGCGACTAAATTTATTCACTACAGCAAAAACAATTTCCGATTTTTTTAAGATAAAAATTCCTCCAATGATTGTTTCAAATGCTTGTATTTCAGGCGTTGCAGCAATTGTTTTAGGTCAAAGATTAATCAATCAAGGACATTATGATAATGTAATAGTTAACGGTACAGATGTGCTTTCAAAATTTGTTGTTTCGGGTTTTCAATCATTTTTGTCATTAAGTACAAATCCTTGCAAACCCTTCGATATCAATAGAGATGGTTTAAGTTTGGGTGAAGGTTCAGCAACAATTATTCTCACAAAAAACAAAACCAATATTGAAATTGCAGATGGGGCCACCAGTAACGATGCTAATCATATTTCAGGTCCTTCGCGAACAGGCGAGGGCTTGCTAATTGCAATAAATAAGGCAACAAAAAACTATAAAAATATTGATTGTATTTCAGCACACGGCACTGCCACTCCTTATAACGATGATATGGAATCAAACGCAATTTCGCGTGCTGGTTTTCAATCGGTTCCAACCAATAGTCTCAAAGGTTATTTTGGACATACATTAGGTGCAGCCGGGCTTATTGAATCTATAATCAGCCTCGAATCAATTAAAAATAATACTCTAATCAAAACCGCAAATTGTACTACTCCAGGCACCGTTGAAAAAATTAATATTATCCTGAAAACAGAAAATCAAAAACTTAATTCCTTATTAAAACTTGCCTCAGGATTTGGTGGTTGCAATGCAGCTGCCTTATTTTTAAAACATGAATAA
- a CDS encoding 3-oxoacyl-ACP synthase, with protein MNKRYIQKHIKLVNNTVFINLEKIFLVNKNELFSNFAKSVYKNYEIKYRKFYKMDALSKLGFLSAEILLQDINLDEFSPEDIAIICANSSSSLHTDKNYQKTISEIPSPSVFVYTLPNIVTGEICIKNNIKGESLFFIQEKFDIQFIYKYVDSLFENTSTKLCITGWIELNANEEYQADLYLISTSKTDLEFNETNLNKTHNS; from the coding sequence ATGAATAAACGATATATACAAAAACATATAAAGCTTGTAAACAATACGGTTTTTATAAATTTAGAAAAAATATTCTTAGTGAATAAAAATGAATTATTTTCAAATTTTGCAAAATCAGTATATAAAAATTATGAGATTAAATATCGCAAATTCTACAAGATGGATGCATTAAGCAAACTTGGTTTTCTATCTGCCGAAATTCTTTTACAAGATATAAACCTTGATGAATTTAGTCCTGAAGACATAGCAATAATTTGTGCTAATTCGTCATCTTCTTTACACACAGATAAAAATTATCAAAAAACCATTTCGGAAATTCCAAGTCCATCTGTTTTTGTATATACTTTACCCAATATTGTTACCGGCGAAATTTGTATAAAAAATAACATAAAAGGAGAATCGTTATTTTTTATTCAAGAAAAATTTGATATTCAATTCATTTACAAATATGTAGATTCCCTTTTTGAAAATACAAGCACAAAACTTTGCATTACGGGATGGATAGAATTAAATGCAAATGAAGAATATCAAGCAGATTTGTATTTAATTTCTACCAGTAAAACTGATTTAGAATTTAATGAAACCAATTTAAATAAAACACATAACTCATGA
- a CDS encoding acyl carrier protein translates to MNELFENLKIQLIELLNLEDIESDEIGTVEPLFGDGLGLDSIDALEIIVLLEKEYGLKIENPKDGKEIMYSIETLGKFITKNQERK, encoded by the coding sequence ATGAATGAATTATTCGAAAACTTAAAAATACAGTTAATCGAACTGCTAAATTTAGAAGATATTGAATCCGATGAAATCGGTACAGTTGAACCTCTTTTTGGCGATGGTTTAGGCTTAGATTCTATCGACGCATTAGAAATTATTGTTCTTTTGGAAAAAGAATACGGTTTAAAAATCGAAAATCCGAAAGATGGGAAAGAAATAATGTATTCAATAGAAACTTTAGGCAAGTTCATTACTAAAAATCAGGAGAGAAAATAA
- a CDS encoding beta-ketoacyl-[acyl-carrier-protein] synthase family protein, with protein sequence MQKDIFVTGVGIISAIGNNTEQCFESLRNKKSGLGSIEILQTKHKDKIKVGEVKLTNYQLLDILGLSHSQIKKYSRTSLLGIIASNEAVNNSGIDVKDEELKTGLISATTVGGMDKTEIEIADQKATPDFLLTHPCGDSTNKICDYIGIDAYRTTISTACSSGNNAIIHGIKLIRHGIIDRAIVGGVDALSKFTLNGFNSLMILDKEFCKPFDKNRMGLNLGEGAGFLVIESEKSLKKRRKQAICKILGYANANDAYHQTASSPEGEGAFIAMSAALKMSNLQYNEIDYINAHGTATPNNDLSEGLAIKRVFEEKLPKFSSTKAYTGHGLGAAAGIEAVFSVLSIQKGMIFPNLNFESVIPELNIRPQTELKEANVRNVLSNSFGFGGNNSSIIFSK encoded by the coding sequence ATGCAAAAAGATATTTTTGTAACAGGAGTTGGAATAATTTCTGCGATAGGAAACAATACTGAACAATGTTTTGAATCTCTTAGAAACAAAAAGTCTGGCTTGGGTTCAATAGAAATTCTGCAAACCAAACACAAAGATAAAATCAAAGTAGGAGAAGTCAAATTAACTAATTATCAGCTATTAGATATATTAGGTTTGTCGCATTCTCAAATAAAAAAATATTCCAGAACTTCTTTGTTGGGAATAATTGCTTCAAACGAAGCTGTTAATAATTCCGGAATCGACGTAAAAGATGAGGAATTAAAAACCGGATTAATTTCAGCCACTACAGTCGGAGGAATGGATAAAACAGAAATCGAAATTGCTGACCAAAAAGCAACCCCTGATTTTTTATTGACGCATCCCTGTGGCGATTCTACAAATAAAATTTGTGATTATATTGGAATTGATGCTTACAGAACAACCATAAGCACCGCTTGTTCTTCCGGAAATAATGCCATTATTCATGGAATAAAACTTATCAGGCATGGAATTATTGATAGAGCTATAGTTGGAGGGGTGGATGCATTATCAAAATTTACTCTTAATGGATTTAATTCATTAATGATTTTAGATAAAGAATTTTGTAAACCCTTTGATAAAAATAGAATGGGGCTTAATCTTGGCGAGGGTGCAGGTTTTCTTGTAATTGAATCCGAAAAATCTCTTAAAAAGAGGAGGAAACAAGCTATATGCAAGATTTTAGGATATGCAAATGCAAACGATGCATATCATCAAACAGCCTCATCGCCGGAAGGAGAAGGAGCATTTATAGCAATGAGTGCAGCCTTGAAAATGAGTAATTTGCAATATAATGAAATAGATTATATTAATGCTCATGGCACAGCAACTCCAAATAATGATTTGTCGGAAGGGCTTGCAATAAAGCGAGTTTTTGAAGAAAAATTACCAAAATTTAGTTCTACAAAAGCATATACCGGACATGGTTTGGGGGCAGCAGCAGGAATTGAAGCCGTATTTTCTGTTTTGTCGATACAGAAAGGAATGATTTTCCCAAATCTGAATTTTGAATCTGTCATTCCTGAACTTAATATTAGACCACAAACAGAGCTAAAAGAAGCAAATGTTAGGAATGTATTATCAAATTCGTTTGGTTTTGGAGGAAATAATTCATCAATTATCTTTTCAAAATAA
- a CDS encoding 3-oxoacyl-ACP synthase, translated as MNVFINSTEAITAQNTFDSNEFLRNLKKPEKNYFTCLNPNYKNYINPKLLRRMSKIVRMGVACSIQVLQKANIEQPDAIIIGTGLGCIDDTIKFLNQIIENDESLLNPTPFIQSTHNTVSGQIALLLTCKNYNFTFSQQAASFETALIDAFLMLQEKNESNILLGGLDEITETSYSLMEKVGCTKVPVDDIFTTKTKGYIPGEGAGFFTLSNIVSEKNIACLKGVSVFNNDNNGNLLEDLQALFSKNNVSIADIDVLISGMNGDFYEDRNYSSIQKVFQTSIHLAYKHLIGEFDTASCFAMYIGTKIFQSQIIPEALKINGTKRNFIKNILIHNYNNEHKHSFIILSKC; from the coding sequence ATGAATGTATTTATAAACTCTACAGAAGCTATCACAGCTCAAAATACATTTGATTCAAATGAATTTCTGAGAAATTTAAAGAAACCTGAGAAAAATTATTTTACCTGTTTAAACCCAAACTATAAAAATTACATTAATCCAAAATTGCTGCGGCGAATGAGCAAAATTGTTAGAATGGGAGTCGCTTGTTCCATTCAAGTTTTGCAAAAAGCTAATATTGAACAACCCGATGCTATAATTATTGGAACAGGTTTGGGTTGCATTGACGATACTATAAAATTCTTGAATCAGATTATCGAAAATGATGAATCTTTACTAAATCCAACCCCTTTTATACAATCGACACATAATACTGTTTCGGGGCAAATTGCTTTATTGTTGACTTGTAAAAACTACAATTTTACTTTTTCGCAACAAGCAGCTTCTTTCGAGACAGCTCTTATTGATGCATTTTTGATGCTTCAGGAAAAAAATGAGAGCAATATTCTTTTAGGTGGATTAGACGAAATTACAGAGACAAGTTATTCTTTGATGGAAAAAGTCGGTTGTACGAAAGTTCCAGTTGATGATATTTTTACTACAAAAACCAAGGGATATATTCCGGGAGAAGGAGCTGGTTTTTTCACTTTATCAAATATAGTTTCTGAAAAAAATATTGCATGTTTGAAAGGAGTTTCTGTTTTTAATAATGACAATAATGGGAATTTACTTGAAGACCTCCAAGCTTTATTTTCAAAAAATAATGTTTCAATTGCAGATATTGATGTTTTAATTTCCGGAATGAATGGAGATTTTTATGAAGATAGAAATTATTCTTCTATTCAAAAAGTATTTCAAACTAGTATTCATCTGGCATACAAACATTTGATTGGAGAATTTGATACTGCTTCATGTTTTGCAATGTACATAGGAACGAAAATATTTCAAAGCCAAATAATTCCAGAAGCATTAAAAATTAATGGTACTAAAAGAAATTTTATTAAAAATATTTTAATCCATAATTACAATAATGAACACAAACATTCTTTTATAATTTTATCTAAATGTTGA
- a CDS encoding polysaccharide deacetylase family protein, giving the protein MLKFRILVIAYCIFLILSLVFVFEFFQLLILLSVSTIVFICTIIWGVYNIQSQMFLKTYNSNHDIEDKIAITFDDGPHKKNTPKLLDLLKKHKAKASFFLIGSNISENKKIAEKIFADGHLIGNHSYFHSKLFPLKLPNRIRKELEKAQEEIRKTTFQENQYFRPPYGVTNPFVAKGILRFNFKVIGWSIRSFDTTNKSKESILKRITKNLKGGDIILLHDRTVHVCWLTEGILKYLKKNKLKAVTVDELFS; this is encoded by the coding sequence ATGTTGAAATTCAGGATTTTAGTAATTGCCTATTGCATTTTTTTGATTTTATCTTTAGTTTTTGTATTTGAGTTTTTTCAATTACTTATTCTATTATCTGTTTCTACTATTGTATTTATTTGTACAATTATTTGGGGAGTGTATAATATTCAATCTCAGATGTTTCTGAAAACTTACAACTCAAATCATGATATTGAAGATAAAATTGCAATTACTTTTGATGATGGTCCGCACAAAAAAAACACTCCAAAACTTTTAGATTTACTGAAAAAACACAAAGCAAAAGCATCATTTTTTTTAATAGGTTCAAATATTTCAGAAAATAAAAAAATCGCAGAAAAAATATTTGCCGATGGTCATTTAATTGGAAACCATTCATATTTTCACAGTAAATTGTTCCCGCTAAAATTACCAAACAGAATCAGGAAAGAGCTTGAAAAGGCTCAAGAAGAAATAAGAAAAACTACCTTTCAAGAAAACCAATATTTTCGACCACCCTATGGAGTTACTAATCCTTTTGTTGCCAAAGGAATTTTAAGATTCAATTTTAAAGTTATTGGATGGAGTATAAGGTCTTTTGATACAACAAATAAAAGTAAAGAATCTATTTTAAAACGTATTACGAAAAATCTTAAAGGAGGTGATATAATTCTGTTGCACGATAGAACTGTACATGTTTGTTGGCTTACAGAAGGAATACTCAAATATTTAAAAAAAAACAAACTAAAAGCTGTTACAGTTGATGAACTTTTTAGTTAA
- a CDS encoding outer membrane lipoprotein carrier protein LolA — MKHNILVLFLLISLNLFSQKKNNFIPIENIKELEQKLNAKSAEINTIKSDFIQEKHLAFLNDTIITKGKFWFKKENQLRWEYTSPFEYIIVINSGKFIIKDEEKISEFDINSNQAFQEVNSLIISSVKGSLLEEDKFEIDAFENSTTYFVSLIPLDEEMKNILNKIELYFDISSLNISKVKMIENEDDYTIISFTNRKLNESVPANIFILN, encoded by the coding sequence ATGAAACACAACATTTTAGTTTTATTTCTTCTAATTAGTTTAAATTTATTTTCACAGAAAAAAAACAATTTTATTCCAATAGAAAATATCAAAGAATTGGAGCAAAAACTTAATGCTAAATCTGCTGAAATTAATACGATTAAAAGCGATTTTATTCAAGAAAAACATTTGGCTTTTTTGAATGATACAATTATTACGAAAGGGAAATTTTGGTTCAAAAAAGAAAATCAATTAAGATGGGAATATACAAGTCCGTTTGAATATATTATTGTTATCAACAGTGGTAAATTTATTATTAAAGATGAAGAGAAAATTAGCGAATTCGATATTAATTCAAACCAAGCGTTTCAAGAAGTTAATAGTTTAATAATCAGTTCCGTAAAAGGTTCGCTTTTAGAGGAAGACAAATTTGAAATAGATGCTTTTGAAAACTCTACAACATATTTTGTATCGCTTATTCCTTTAGATGAGGAAATGAAAAATATTTTGAATAAAATTGAATTGTATTTCGATATTTCAAGCTTGAATATTTCAAAAGTAAAAATGATTGAAAATGAAGATGATTACACCATAATTTCTTTTACAAACAGAAAATTAAATGAGAGTGTTCCGGCAAATATTTTTATTCTCAATTAG
- a CDS encoding 3-hydroxyacyl-ACP dehydratase has protein sequence MKEFYKYSIDIQEEGKINAQIEINQKHSIFAGHFPEFPVVPGVCQVLMIKEILNEFLDVNLQLKTAKSIKFLSVLNPFETNKIRASISYNHIENETFKVNAILFFERQNFLKLKAEFSEQ, from the coding sequence TTGAAGGAATTTTACAAGTATTCTATTGATATACAAGAAGAAGGAAAAATAAATGCACAAATAGAGATAAATCAAAAACACTCTATTTTTGCTGGACATTTTCCTGAATTTCCAGTAGTACCCGGTGTTTGTCAAGTGTTAATGATTAAAGAAATTTTGAATGAATTTTTAGATGTGAATTTGCAATTAAAAACGGCAAAAAGCATAAAATTTCTATCCGTTCTTAATCCTTTTGAAACAAATAAAATACGAGCATCAATATCATACAATCATATTGAAAATGAAACTTTTAAAGTAAACGCTATTTTATTTTTTGAAAGGCAAAATTTCTTAAAACTAAAGGCTGAATTTAGTGAACAATAA
- a CDS encoding DUF2062 domain-containing protein produces MLQFKQSFKENKCCVIIPTYNNATTIVQVVTDVLDYCEDVYVINDGSTDETLSVLEKYKESIKCISYKNNQGKGNALLLGFRNAFEDGFKHAITIDSDGQHFASDLPVFLEKLKEEKEAILIGARKLNQKNLSKGSNFANKFSNFWFKIETGISLPDTQSGYRLYPLSPIYKRKFFSKKYEFEIEIIVRLSWKGYKVRSVPIDVFYPTRDKRVSHFRPFKDFFRISVLNTVLVFLGLLYFLPKNMVRKYKNKKLKQIIKEDILGGNSPIHKIAISIGFGVFMGIVPIWGYQLAVGFSLAHVFKLNKSIFFVFANISLPPMIPFILYLSFVLGGYILGDISWTIEIEDVSFETVKENLKQYLVGSMALAILAGSIFGIASYILLEIAGRKK; encoded by the coding sequence ATGCTTCAATTTAAACAAAGCTTCAAGGAGAATAAATGTTGTGTTATAATTCCAACATACAACAATGCTACAACAATAGTTCAAGTTGTCACTGATGTTTTAGACTATTGCGAAGATGTATATGTAATTAATGACGGAAGCACAGATGAAACTCTTTCTGTGTTAGAAAAATACAAAGAATCTATTAAATGTATTAGCTACAAAAATAATCAAGGCAAAGGAAACGCACTACTTCTCGGATTTAGAAATGCATTTGAAGATGGTTTTAAACATGCAATTACTATTGATTCTGATGGACAACATTTTGCAAGCGATTTGCCCGTTTTTCTCGAAAAACTAAAAGAAGAAAAAGAAGCCATTTTAATTGGAGCAAGGAAGTTGAATCAAAAAAATCTGTCAAAAGGAAGCAATTTTGCAAACAAATTTTCAAACTTTTGGTTCAAGATAGAAACCGGTATTTCTTTGCCCGATACACAATCAGGTTATAGATTGTATCCATTATCTCCAATCTATAAAAGGAAGTTTTTTAGCAAAAAATACGAATTCGAAATTGAAATTATTGTACGACTTTCGTGGAAAGGATATAAAGTTCGTTCAGTGCCAATAGACGTTTTTTATCCTACTAGAGACAAACGGGTTTCTCATTTCAGACCATTTAAAGATTTTTTTAGAATAAGTGTACTTAATACAGTTCTTGTTTTTTTGGGATTACTTTACTTTTTGCCAAAAAACATGGTACGTAAATACAAAAACAAAAAACTGAAACAAATAATCAAAGAGGATATTTTGGGTGGAAACTCTCCTATTCACAAAATAGCAATTTCAATAGGATTCGGCGTTTTTATGGGAATTGTACCAATCTGGGGTTATCAATTGGCAGTTGGATTTTCATTAGCACATGTTTTCAAATTGAATAAAAGCATATTTTTTGTTTTTGCAAATATCAGCCTTCCTCCAATGATTCCTTTTATTTTGTATTTAAGTTTTGTATTGGGAGGATATATTTTGGGAGATATTTCGTGGACAATAGAAATTGAAGATGTATCTTTTGAAACAGTAAAAGAAAATTTGAAGCAATATTTGGTAGGAAGTATGGCTCTTGCAATATTGGCAGGTTCCATATTTGGAATAGCCTCATATATATTATTGGAAATTGCAGGTCGAAAGAAGTAA